DNA sequence from the Streptomyces cinnabarinus genome:
GCTGTTCTCCTCGGCCCCCGGGCCGCCCGCGAGCGCGCCGAGCGCGATGGCCTGGAGCTTTTCCCGCAGCGCGGGGTAACCGGTGAAGCCGACCGCCGCGGCGAAGCGAGTGACCGAGGGCTGACTGACCCCGACCCGCTCGGCGAGATCGGTGATCGACAGGAAGGCGGCCTCGGTGATGTTCTCGATCAGGTACTGGGCGATACGGCGCTGCCCCGGGGACAGATGAGGGCCGTCGAAGAGCACTCGGAGCTGGGAAGTCGGGGAAGCCTCCGCCTCCGGAGCGGTCTTGCCCGAGGTGATCGCGGATGCCTGTGCGCGTGCCTGCTGCGGCGATGGCACCGGTGCGCCTCCTTTGTCTTCCACAGTGCCTCAACATAGCTCACACACCGTGCTGACCAGGAGCTTGAAAGTGAGCACAGCGGTGGCCGACGTCGCATCCGGGGCCGGTGCCGCGCGTGACCTGGGGGAGGGATCACAACGATCACCGGCGATAAATGGTGATCGAGTGGCCGACCGTATCGATCGGACGGCTGCTGTCGATCAACTCGGCCAGCCGACCGGTCGCCTTGGCCACCGAGGTGTCCGACACGACCAGCAGCCCATGGACCTCCCGCGCGGGCACCTGCCGCGGATCGGCGGCCTCGATGCCGTAGTGCGACGGCACACCGCTGCCCTTGTACACGAGCCAGATCCGCTCGCCCCGGTACCGCTCCTCGCGCAGCCGGTCCGCCAGCCGGCCGAGGTCCTGGCCCCAGTCCACGGCCGCGTCGTGCAGCCGCAGATGCGTCTTCGCGGGGCCGCCGAACGCCTCGTTGGAGTACGGCAGATAGTAGGGATACGTCCGCAGCGAGCTGACCGCCACGAACGTCACCAGCGCCACCAGCGCGACCACCGAGGGCACCTTGAAGCGGCGGCCTCTCTCCACGGCCGGCAGACACCCCGCCGCCACCGCCAGGAACATCGGCACGAACACCGCGTACCGCGTCCCGAAATCCCGCGAGCCCTGCATGGCCGCGGCCAGCAGCACGGCCGTGGGGACGAGGAGGTAGGGCGCCGCGGGCCGCAGCCGTCGTACCGCCAGCACCGTCACGGCGCCCGCCGCCCACAGCGCCAGCATGCCGAGCGGGGTCTTCACCAGCAGCGCGGCCGGGAGGTAGTACCAGAGCGATCCGGTGTAGAGCCGCCCGAACAGAAAGCCCTGCCACGGGTGGTTCTCGAAGGCGAACTGGACGCGCATCCCGTCCCGGTACGCCTCCGGGAACGGCAACAGCTCGACGGCCAGGCCCTTCAGCCCGCGCACCACCGGCACCGGCTGCTCCGGCGCCCAGCGCAGCCGCGGATCCACCATCAGGTACGTGACCCAGACGACGGCCACCGAGGTCAGCGCCAGCACGGCTGCGCCCGCCGCGGCCCGCCGTAGCGCGATGCCGCGGCCCGGCGCCGGCGTCGCCCGCCACACCGACCAGGCAGCCAGGCCCATCAGGACCGGCACCGCGGGCAGGGTGGACATCTTCGTCGCCAGGGCCGCCCCGAGCGCCGCCCCGGCGAGCGGGAGGTACAGCCGGGGGCGCGCGCGGGCCCGCCACAGCAGCCACACCGACGTCAGCAGGAAGCCCGCCGCGGGCACGTCCAGCGTGGCCAGCGAACCGTGCGCGATCAGGTCGGGGCACAGGCAGTACAGGGCCAGGGCGATCAACCCGCCCGCCGGACCGGCCAGTTCGCGCGCGAAGGCGAACACGACCAGACCGAACAGCAGGGTCAGCACGATCACCGGCAGGCGGGCGAACAGCATCAGCCGCCAGGGGTCGTTGCCCGACTCGTACAGCAGATGTCGCCCCACCTGCCCCTGGTCGCCCGCGAACGAGGCGTCGTAACGGGGATCGGCGAGCGCCACCCCGGCCGCCACGACCAGCTTGCCCAGCGGGGGATGCTCGGGGTTGAGGCGCAGGCTGTGCTCATGGAGGTAGACGGCGGCCGTGCCCACGTACACGGGCTCGTCGATGGTCGGCGTCTGCCGTACGGCCGTCGTCACCATCGCGACGGCCATCTGGACGAGCAGCAGGACGGCGAGGAGGGGGACGAACCAGGGGCGGCGCGCGAGTTCACGCGCGCGTGCCGCGGCGGGGACGTCCGCGGGGACATCGGGGCGGGTGTCTACTTCGCTTGCCATCATCCGCCCCGCGATGTCACCGGCCGCACGATGGCGGGAGGGGTGCTGCGCCTCATGCGCCTACTGTGCACCAGCTCCCGCCACCAGCGGCGTCACCGCTTCAGGAGTCGTACCGACAGACCCTCCGCCGTGTACACGGGTACGGCCCGCAGCCGGTCGGAGTTCAGCTCGATCCGGTCGAACCGGCCGCGCAGCGCCGCCGCGTGCAGCACCGGCACCGTGCTGCCCACGGCCGGCGGCCGCTCGGCGTCCAGGTGCAGCGCGAGCACCCCGCCCCGCTCCAGACGGGCGCGCCGCTTCACCCACAGGGCGGGCCCGCGCCCGGCGCGCAGCGTCGTCTCCAGCGTGCCGGAGTCCTGGACGTAGCCGCCCTCGACGCGCGTCGTGGAGGCCACGCGCAGCGTTGCGCCGGCCGCCACCCGGACATCCCCGCGCCCCAGGGCTCGGGACGAGGCGGCGACCAGGGCGCCGCCCTCCACCACCGTGCCGGCGTAGCGGTTGCCGCCCGTGAGTGTGAGCGTGCCGGTGCCGCGCTTGGTCAGGGAGCCGTCGCCGACGATGTCGTTGCGCCAGCTGTCGGCCGCGTGGAAGCCGCCCGCCGCCGCGTCCAGCGTGACCGTGACGTCGGTGTCGAAGGCGCCGTAGCCGTCCGCCGCGGCGAACAGGTCCAGCCGTCCCCACTGCTCGAAGCCGTCGAGCAGGACGTACCCGGAGGGCAGCGCGGTGCTGCGAAGCACCGCGCGCCGCTGCGCCGCGTCCAGATAGGGCAGCCGCGTCTCCAGCAGCACCTCGGCGCCCTTCGGCACGGTCAGCGGGAGGTCACGGCCGCGCCGCGGAAGGATGTACGTCAGACGCGGGCGTACGGAGCGGGCGTTGGACTCCCGGTCGGCGTACGGGTCGGTGTCGGCGCCGGCCGAGTGGGCGTAGGCGTGGAGCTCCTCCCCGCCGGTCCGTGCCTGGAAGTAGGCCAGCGCCTGGGCGCGGGCCGCGGCCTTCAGCTCCGCGTTCGAGGGGTCGGCGAGGGCGGCCGCCGCGAGCGCCGTCGCCATCACCCGGCCGCCGATGACATCGACGGGGGAGTGCATACCGGCCACGATCCGGGTGTCGGCCAGCGCGAAGGCGTGCGTGACCAGCTCCTGGAAGCGCTCGGGGACGGCGTACGCGAACGCCAGACCGGCCAGGTGCAGGGCGTTGGTGTGGCCGCTGGGGAAGCCGCCGTCCTCGGCCGGGTTGGTGCTGCGCTGGCGCAGCAGCTGCGGGGCGACCACGACCTCGGAGTCGTACACCGGGTAGCCGAGCTCGTCCTTGCGGCCGGTGTCGACGATCTCGCTGTTCTCGTTCATCCGCCACGGACGCGGGTACTGGTAGGCGAACTTGGCCGGATTGCCGGAGGCGAACGGGCCGCGCACGGTGTCCACCAACTGGGCCACCTTGCCCAGCTCCGAGCTCTGCGAGCCCGCGCCGAGGGCCGATCCGGCCGGGGCGTCGGCGGGCACGGCGTCGCTGACGGTGGTGGCCGGGGTGCCGTCGGGAGCGCCGGTGATCGAGGTGACCGCCTTGGCGCCGGTCCGGTACAGGTCGGCGAGCGGGCCCAGCGCGGCGATCATCGCGTAGCTCTGGTGCTGGCGGTCGACGACGAACGCCTGCTTCGCCTGCTCCTCGGTCCGCGTGGTCGTGACGCGCACGCAGTGGCGGACGTTGGCGCGCAGCACCTCCGGCAGCAGCGGGGTGCCGGTGTTCCAGGCGTCGCCGGTCCGCCACACCTCGGCGAAGCCGCCGAGGATCCGGACCACCGCGTTGGTCTCCGGGGTGAGGTTCGCGACGACGTTGGTCCGGTAGTCGTCGACGAACGCGGCGGCACCGGCGGCGGCCTTGGCGTCCGCGGCGGCCAGCCAGGTCACGAAGGTGGGGGCGGCCAGCACCCCGGCCGAGGCGCCCAGGGAGGTCCTGAGGAAACCCCTTCGGTTCAGGGCGACTTCACTGACCGGCGCGTGCGACCGGTTCCCGGCGGTGGACGGCATGCGAACTGCCTCTCTTGAGCTCTTCGGCCGTACGGCCGGGGGAGGGGATCGAAGTGATCGACTCGACTCGATTGAGCGAAGATTCACGGCGAGTTGTGTCGGGCGCCGGATCGGTCGGCGACCGGACGGTGTCAGAGAAGTGAACTAGAAAGCGCTATCGCGCCCAGTACCGGTGGAACTCGCAGGGGCGCGGGGCATGCGTGGGGAACGCTTTCCGTCAGCGCGGCCACGAAGGCGTCGTACAGGGCGGGTTGGGCGAGGATCGTGCCGCCCGCGACCACCACGTCGTCGACGGGGACCCCGCGTGAGGCGAGCCGGGCCACCAGCCCCGCCAGCGACCGGCCGCCCTCGGCGACCACGGCACGGGCGAGCGCGGAACCGGCCTCGGCCGCCGCGAACACCACCGGCGCGTGACCGCCCCAGTCCGCGGAGACATCCTGGGCGGACTCCAACGCGGCGCCCAGCGCGGGCACTTCGGCAACCTCGAAGGCGGCGACAAGTCCCTCGGCCAGCGCGTCGGGGGTGTCGCCGCGATCGTGCGCCGCCCAGACGGCCCGTACGGCCTCCCGGACCAGACCGGCCGAGCCGCCCTCGTCGCCGAGGACCGCGCCCCAGCCGCCGACCTGGAGCGGGCTGCCGTCGGGCAGCCGTCCGACGGCGACCGAACCGGTGCCCGCGACCAGGCCGACACCCTTGTCCAGACCGGCGGCGGGCACCAGCAGTTCCGCGTCGCCCACGACCAGTGCCGGGGCGTCGAAGTGCAGTTGCAGCGCGGTGCGGATCTGCGCGCACTGGCGTGGGGTCTCACAGGCGTGTCCGCCGACCGCCACGGCCGCCGGGCGGCTGCCCCGCGGCAGGGACTCGGCGACCAGCGCGGCGAGCCAGCCGGCCGCGGCCACCGGATCGTGCGGCCGCCAGCCGGTACTGGCCCGGACCCGGTCGGCGATCAGGTCCGGGCCCGCGACCGCACGCAGATGCGTCTTGGTGCCGCCCACGTCGATACCGACCACGAGCGGGGCCGGAAGAGAAACGTCCTGCACGGAATCTCTTTCGTCGATGCAGTCGATGCAGTCGAGCCGTTCGAAACACTCGAAACGCTCGAAGCGTGCGCTGCGTTCGTCTGCGACGGCGGGCGAACCGTGGCTGGACAGGAAGTCGGGAAGCCTCGGGACAGGCTTCTGAGGAGTGCGGCAGGCGAGTGCCGCCGGAGTTCGTTAGGAAGTTAACTAACGAAGTAGGGTGCGTCAAGAGGCGCGGAAATCCCGGTGCCGATTGCCCGATCACCCGACGCCGAACGATCCTTGCGGCCGGACGTACGAAGACCGGACGGCCACAGCACGACCTGGGGAGACCATGGACCTGAGCGAGAGCGCGCGTGCGGTGTTCGCCGTGCTGGCCGGGGCGAGCGCCGCCACCCGTCCCCGGCTCGCGGCCGATGCGGGACTGTCGAAACCGACCGTGTCCTCCGCCGTCGCCGAGTTGGAGGCCGTCGGCCTCGCGGCGCACTCCGGCACCGCCGCCGGCGCCACCGGCCGCTCCGCCGCCGTCTACCGGCTGGGCGCCGCCGCCGGCTCCGTCCTCGCCGTCGACCTCGGCCCCGACCGGACCCGGGTGCGCGGCTGCGCCCTCGACGGCACCCTGCTCGCCGAGGGCGACGGCCCCCGGGCCGAGGCCGCCGGCACCGTCCGCACGGTCCTCGCCGCGCTGCCCGCCGACGCGCCGCTGCGCACCGTCGTCGTAGCCGTGGGCGATGTGACCACCCGCGACCGGCACGGCACCGGCATGCGGCCCGCGACCGCCAAGGCCGGACCCGTCTACGACGCCATGGCCGTCGCGCTGCCGCCGGGCGTCCCCGTCCACCTGGAGAACAACGTCAACTGCGCGGCCCTCGCCGAACTGCACGAGGGCGCGGCGCTCGGCCGGGACACCTTCGGCTATCTGCGCATCGGCGTCGGCATCGGTCTCGGCGTCGTCATCGGCGGCCGTGTGCTGCGCGGCGCGAACGGCGCCGCCGGTGAGGTGGCGCGCCTGCCCTACCCCTGGGACGAGGGCCGCGAGCCGCGCCGCGAGGCTCTGGAGGAGCACATCGGCGTGGGGTCCCTGCTGCGGCGTACGGCCGAGGCGTGGCGGGACGCCGACGGGCCCTGTCCGCGGACCGCCGAGGGGCTCTTCGCGCTCGCCGACGAGGGGCACGCCACCGCCGCCGCGGTGGTCGCCCGGCACGCCGCCGACATCGGCCGGCTCGCCGCCGCGGTCTCCGCCGTACTGGATCCGGGCCTGATCGTGCTCGGCGGCGCCGTCGGCGCCCACCCGCAGCTCCTGCCCGGTGTCCGCGCGGCGCTCGCCGAGCTGAGCTGGCCCACCGACGTGGTCAGCAGCGCCCTCGGCGACAACGGCACCGTCGTCGGGGCCACCCGGCTCGCGGTGGCCCGCGGAATCCAAACCGTGACCGGCGGGGACCCGGGCAGGCATTGACGGACTCCGGCCGCTTCTGCCAATGTCCGGACAAGCGCTTTCTGAACCGGCGGGACCCGGTTCAGGGCGGGGCATCGAGCCGTACGACGTACGGCGAGCCGGACGAGGGCGTGCTCGTCCGGACACGGCAGGGACGACGGCCGTGCACCCCCGCCCGTCAGGGCCGCGCGACCGGGCGAGGTCGCGGCAATCCGGAAGGCGCCATCCACAAGGATCCCGAGCCGCATCGGCCGGCGGGCATCCGTCACGCACATCCAGGGAGGACCCGGTGGGTCACCAGATCTCGCGCAGAACCCTCTTCCGCACCGCGAGCGGCCTCGCCGTCGCCGGTACCCTCGGCAGCGCCCTGAGCGCCTGCGGCGGCGGCACCGGCGCCGGCAGCACCAGCAGCGACCTGACCATGATCTGGTGGGGCAGCGACGACCGGCACGCGGCGTACAAGAAGGCGCTGGCCTCCTTCCAGAAGTCGAACCCGAAGATCAAGATCCGGGAGACGTACTCCGGCTACGACGGGTACTTCGACAAGTTCAACACCAACATCGCCGGCGGCAGCGCCCCCGACCTGCTCCAGATGGACACCGCGCTGGTCGCCCAGTACGCGCGCAAGGGCGTGCTCGCCCCGCTCGACTCCTACGTCGGCAAGGCGCTCGACCTCACCGGCTTCTCCAAGACCCTGCTCGCCGCGGGCACCGTCGACGGCAAGCTCTACGGCGTCCCCTCCGGCATCGGCGTCAACCAGCTCACCGTCAACCGCAGCGCCCTGGAGGAGCTCGGCCTGGAGCTGCCCGACCGCGAGTGGACCTGGGCCGACCTCAAGGCGATCTCCACCCAGGTCTACAAGAAGAGCGGCGGCAAGACCTACGGCGTCGACGACGGCGGTGGCGGGACCCTCCAGGCCTTCGAGGTCTTCGCCCGCGAGCACGGCGAGACGTTCTTCTCCGACGACGGCAAGAAGCTCGGGTTCACCTCCGAGACGCTGCAGGAGTGGTGGGAGTACTGGGCGGACATGCGCAAGGCGAACGCCTCCCCGCCGCCCGCGATCACCTCCGCCGCGCACAACGACCTCACCAAGAACGCGGTCGTCATCGGCAAGGCCCTGTTCACCTTCGACTCCGGTGTCTACGGCGCGGGCGGCTCCATCACCGACGCGCAGCTGGACTTCCTGCCCACCCCGCAGGGCGACTTCTCGGGCGCCCGCGAGGGCAACTTCGTCAACGGTGGTGTGCTGCTCAGCGCGACCAAGGCGAGCAAGAAGGTCGCCGACTCGGTGAAGATCATGGACTTCTTCGCGCAGGACGAGACCGCGATCAAGGACATGCAGCTGCTGCGGGGTATCCCGCCGACGGAGAAGGCCCGCGGCCTGATCGCCTCGGGGCTGACCGAGACGGACAAGCTGAACATGGAGAACGCGGACTACATCGCGCAGCGGGTGTCCAAGGCGAGCAATGCGCTGCCGGCGCCGGTGCCGCCGCCGCAGGGGGCTGATCAGATCTGGGATCTGTTGTTCCAGTCCAATCTGGCGGTCGCCTTTGGCAAGAAGTCGATCAAGGCTCAGCTCGGGGAGTT
Encoded proteins:
- a CDS encoding phospholipid carrier-dependent glycosyltransferase — its product is MASEVDTRPDVPADVPAAARARELARRPWFVPLLAVLLLVQMAVAMVTTAVRQTPTIDEPVYVGTAAVYLHEHSLRLNPEHPPLGKLVVAAGVALADPRYDASFAGDQGQVGRHLLYESGNDPWRLMLFARLPVIVLTLLFGLVVFAFARELAGPAGGLIALALYCLCPDLIAHGSLATLDVPAAGFLLTSVWLLWRARARPRLYLPLAGAALGAALATKMSTLPAVPVLMGLAAWSVWRATPAPGRGIALRRAAAGAAVLALTSVAVVWVTYLMVDPRLRWAPEQPVPVVRGLKGLAVELLPFPEAYRDGMRVQFAFENHPWQGFLFGRLYTGSLWYYLPAALLVKTPLGMLALWAAGAVTVLAVRRLRPAAPYLLVPTAVLLAAAMQGSRDFGTRYAVFVPMFLAVAAGCLPAVERGRRFKVPSVVALVALVTFVAVSSLRTYPYYLPYSNEAFGGPAKTHLRLHDAAVDWGQDLGRLADRLREERYRGERIWLVYKGSGVPSHYGIEAADPRQVPAREVHGLLVVSDTSVAKATGRLAELIDSSRPIDTVGHSITIYRR
- a CDS encoding phosphatase PAP2 family protein, yielding MPSTAGNRSHAPVSEVALNRRGFLRTSLGASAGVLAAPTFVTWLAAADAKAAAGAAAFVDDYRTNVVANLTPETNAVVRILGGFAEVWRTGDAWNTGTPLLPEVLRANVRHCVRVTTTRTEEQAKQAFVVDRQHQSYAMIAALGPLADLYRTGAKAVTSITGAPDGTPATTVSDAVPADAPAGSALGAGSQSSELGKVAQLVDTVRGPFASGNPAKFAYQYPRPWRMNENSEIVDTGRKDELGYPVYDSEVVVAPQLLRQRSTNPAEDGGFPSGHTNALHLAGLAFAYAVPERFQELVTHAFALADTRIVAGMHSPVDVIGGRVMATALAAAALADPSNAELKAAARAQALAYFQARTGGEELHAYAHSAGADTDPYADRESNARSVRPRLTYILPRRGRDLPLTVPKGAEVLLETRLPYLDAAQRRAVLRSTALPSGYVLLDGFEQWGRLDLFAAADGYGAFDTDVTVTLDAAAGGFHAADSWRNDIVGDGSLTKRGTGTLTLTGGNRYAGTVVEGGALVAASSRALGRGDVRVAAGATLRVASTTRVEGGYVQDSGTLETTLRAGRGPALWVKRRARLERGGVLALHLDAERPPAVGSTVPVLHAAALRGRFDRIELNSDRLRAVPVYTAEGLSVRLLKR
- a CDS encoding N-acetylglucosamine kinase; amino-acid sequence: MQDVSLPAPLVVGIDVGGTKTHLRAVAGPDLIADRVRASTGWRPHDPVAAAGWLAALVAESLPRGSRPAAVAVGGHACETPRQCAQIRTALQLHFDAPALVVGDAELLVPAAGLDKGVGLVAGTGSVAVGRLPDGSPLQVGGWGAVLGDEGGSAGLVREAVRAVWAAHDRGDTPDALAEGLVAAFEVAEVPALGAALESAQDVSADWGGHAPVVFAAAEAGSALARAVVAEGGRSLAGLVARLASRGVPVDDVVVAGGTILAQPALYDAFVAALTESVPHACPAPLRVPPVLGAIALSSSLL
- a CDS encoding ROK family transcriptional regulator: MDLSESARAVFAVLAGASAATRPRLAADAGLSKPTVSSAVAELEAVGLAAHSGTAAGATGRSAAVYRLGAAAGSVLAVDLGPDRTRVRGCALDGTLLAEGDGPRAEAAGTVRTVLAALPADAPLRTVVVAVGDVTTRDRHGTGMRPATAKAGPVYDAMAVALPPGVPVHLENNVNCAALAELHEGAALGRDTFGYLRIGVGIGLGVVIGGRVLRGANGAAGEVARLPYPWDEGREPRREALEEHIGVGSLLRRTAEAWRDADGPCPRTAEGLFALADEGHATAAAVVARHAADIGRLAAAVSAVLDPGLIVLGGAVGAHPQLLPGVRAALAELSWPTDVVSSALGDNGTVVGATRLAVARGIQTVTGGDPGRH
- a CDS encoding ABC transporter substrate-binding protein; this encodes MGHQISRRTLFRTASGLAVAGTLGSALSACGGGTGAGSTSSDLTMIWWGSDDRHAAYKKALASFQKSNPKIKIRETYSGYDGYFDKFNTNIAGGSAPDLLQMDTALVAQYARKGVLAPLDSYVGKALDLTGFSKTLLAAGTVDGKLYGVPSGIGVNQLTVNRSALEELGLELPDREWTWADLKAISTQVYKKSGGKTYGVDDGGGGTLQAFEVFAREHGETFFSDDGKKLGFTSETLQEWWEYWADMRKANASPPPAITSAAHNDLTKNAVVIGKALFTFDSGVYGAGGSITDAQLDFLPTPQGDFSGAREGNFVNGGVLLSATKASKKVADSVKIMDFFAQDETAIKDMQLLRGIPPTEKARGLIASGLTETDKLNMENADYIAQRVSKASNALPAPVPPPQGADQIWDLLFQSNLAVAFGKKSIKAQLGEFFDQASGILGG